A genomic region of Aeropyrum pernix K1 contains the following coding sequences:
- a CDS encoding Lrp/AsnC family transcriptional regulator: MASGMAQLLSEKDIDLLMELQYNFQLTPDPIGDAARSVGLSPEKAVERLKELAKAGIVKRIGFYYNYRAQGKTAALVAFAAGERYRELANLFRGDPDVTHNYLRNHPVYNVWIVIKRPTREELLRAVDEAARKVDVKDWIALFSRKTYKLSVKYDLREGISRSGRYWRVEEKPPKLEDLGVDPLLPRLVRVLHLNLNPYSHAAERLGISVDEVLSQVKLLLDKGVLMDPGLALDGHKAGFTENAMVVMEPEGGGEETCVRAAELPYSTHVVLRESYPPGAWRHICYFMVHATSKERINMVLEEAKAKCRPRDAMAIFSLEDLKPGYIR; this comes from the coding sequence ATGGCTTCAGGCATGGCCCAGCTTCTCAGCGAAAAGGATATAGACCTTCTTATGGAGCTCCAGTACAACTTCCAGCTAACCCCAGACCCTATAGGAGACGCGGCCAGGAGCGTGGGACTCAGCCCGGAGAAGGCTGTGGAGAGGCTGAAGGAGCTTGCCAAGGCGGGGATAGTTAAGAGAATCGGCTTCTACTATAACTACCGCGCCCAGGGCAAGACCGCCGCGCTAGTCGCCTTCGCCGCTGGAGAAAGGTACAGAGAGCTCGCTAACCTCTTCCGCGGAGACCCGGATGTCACCCACAACTACCTGAGGAACCACCCCGTCTACAATGTTTGGATAGTGATCAAGAGGCCCACCAGGGAGGAGCTTCTCAGAGCGGTTGACGAGGCCGCCAGAAAGGTGGATGTCAAGGATTGGATAGCACTCTTCAGCAGGAAGACGTACAAGCTTAGCGTCAAGTACGACCTGAGGGAGGGTATATCGAGGAGCGGCCGGTATTGGCGGGTGGAGGAGAAGCCGCCAAAGCTTGAGGACCTCGGGGTAGACCCCCTGCTCCCGAGGCTGGTGAGGGTGCTACATCTCAACCTTAATCCCTACTCACACGCGGCTGAGAGGCTCGGTATTAGTGTGGACGAGGTCCTCAGCCAGGTTAAGCTCCTGCTCGACAAGGGCGTTCTGATGGACCCGGGCCTGGCCCTTGACGGTCACAAGGCAGGGTTCACCGAGAATGCTATGGTTGTTATGGAGCCTGAGGGGGGTGGCGAGGAGACTTGCGTTAGGGCGGCCGAGTTGCCGTACAGCACCCACGTTGTCCTCAGGGAGAGCTACCCGCCGGGCGCTTGGAGGCACATATGCTACTTCATGGTCCACGCGACGAGCAAGGAGAGGATAAACATGGTTCTGGAGGAGGCCAAAGCCAAGTGTAGGCCGAGGGACGCCATGGCCATATTCAGCCTCGAAGACTTGAAGCCCGGCTACATAAGGTAG
- a CDS encoding precorrin-2 dehydrogenase/sirohydrochlorin ferrochelatase family protein, which yields MEYHPFVLRVRGARVLVVGGGGVGGRRAVLLASKGAKVRVVSLEFSQELLRAAERLGIELIEGGFGEARRHIPWASIVVIATPHTGEAEEIAREALKAGKLVNVAADHRLGNLLFPFAGESKGLLVGVTSLGVSGLAARRALEKIIELLDGDEEVECLLETHGRLKRLLFEVVEDSRLRMEVHTSLWNDAEYRRLCREGRVEEAMSRALEVARSVSGARL from the coding sequence ATGGAGTATCACCCCTTTGTGCTGAGGGTTAGGGGGGCTAGGGTCCTGGTTGTGGGGGGCGGCGGTGTCGGGGGCAGGCGAGCGGTCCTGCTCGCTTCCAAGGGCGCTAAGGTTAGAGTGGTATCCCTTGAATTCTCCCAGGAGCTGCTCCGGGCTGCCGAGAGGCTTGGGATCGAGCTTATAGAGGGGGGTTTCGGCGAGGCTAGGAGGCATATCCCCTGGGCTTCTATAGTCGTCATAGCAACACCCCATACGGGGGAGGCTGAAGAAATTGCTAGGGAGGCTTTGAAGGCTGGAAAGCTGGTTAACGTTGCAGCCGACCATAGGCTAGGGAACCTTCTCTTCCCCTTCGCAGGAGAGTCGAAGGGCCTCCTTGTGGGTGTGACTAGCCTTGGAGTCTCAGGCCTCGCCGCTAGAAGGGCTCTGGAGAAGATAATCGAGCTGCTTGATGGGGATGAGGAGGTAGAGTGTCTTCTAGAGACCCACGGGAGGCTGAAAAGGCTGTTGTTTGAGGTGGTCGAGGACTCGAGGCTCAGGATGGAGGTCCACACTTCGCTCTGGAATGACGCCGAGTATAGGAGGCTCTGTAGGGAGGGCCGTGTTGAGGAGGCTATGAGTAGGGCTTTGGAGGTGGCTAGGAGTGTCTCGGGAGCCCGCCTGTAG
- a CDS encoding ribbon-helix-helix domain-containing protein → MRLVTVKMPEMYVKGIDELVRAGRYSSRSEVIRIAVRELLKRELWGTAAPTVGIPLARVGLEPLGAGIEEESLQQPEF, encoded by the coding sequence ATGAGGCTCGTAACAGTAAAGATGCCCGAGATGTATGTCAAGGGTATCGACGAGCTAGTCAGAGCCGGGAGATACAGCAGCCGGAGTGAAGTGATCAGGATAGCAGTTAGGGAGCTGCTCAAGAGGGAGTTATGGGGGACGGCTGCTCCAACAGTAGGCATACCCCTCGCCCGGGTCGGGCTGGAGCCCCTGGGAGCGGGGATAGAAGAAGAGTCGCTCCAGCAACCCGAGTTTTAG
- a CDS encoding aldo/keto reductase produces the protein MSRSTKMPASKLAYGVYSLTGMYGSVEPGEALAILRFARSLGVEHFDTADVYGNGLGERLLGEAFPGGRGVFVATKVGYDFYSGGRPVRRYDREYLEKALRRSLERLGVESVDLLYIHNPPLEVLRGGEIYRFLSWARREGLIGMGGIALGPETDVAEEALEAVSHSEVEAVQFVYNMLEQEPGYTIAAWARERGVAAVARVPHAGGVLDESITPSEAEKLSDHRSLRRRGWYRWAFRVYGRMKPLLEGLPGTPGQKAIAFILSSAPVDSVVLIARSRERLVEYVSPESTLQLPRSVVEEIRRIYIEEVGESPEAPLKSLRLAGVL, from the coding sequence TTGAGCAGGTCTACCAAGATGCCGGCGTCTAAGCTGGCTTATGGAGTCTACAGCCTGACAGGCATGTATGGAAGCGTCGAGCCGGGTGAAGCCCTCGCCATTCTAAGGTTTGCGAGGAGCCTCGGGGTGGAGCACTTCGACACGGCCGACGTCTATGGTAACGGGCTGGGGGAGCGCCTGCTAGGGGAGGCGTTTCCAGGGGGGAGAGGCGTCTTCGTTGCTACGAAGGTGGGGTACGATTTCTACAGCGGGGGCAGGCCTGTTAGGCGGTATGATAGGGAGTACCTTGAAAAGGCGCTCCGGAGGAGCCTCGAGAGGCTGGGGGTGGAGAGTGTAGACCTCCTCTACATACACAATCCCCCCCTGGAGGTCCTCAGGGGTGGCGAGATCTACCGCTTCCTCTCCTGGGCCAGGAGGGAGGGGCTCATAGGCATGGGAGGCATAGCCCTAGGCCCCGAGACTGACGTTGCAGAGGAGGCCCTCGAGGCGGTGTCCCACAGCGAGGTCGAGGCAGTCCAGTTCGTCTACAACATGCTTGAGCAGGAGCCCGGCTACACGATAGCGGCGTGGGCCAGAGAGAGGGGGGTAGCCGCTGTAGCCAGGGTACCTCACGCTGGAGGAGTGCTAGACGAGAGCATAACGCCTAGCGAGGCTGAGAAGCTTAGCGACCATAGGAGCCTGAGGCGCCGGGGGTGGTATAGGTGGGCCTTCAGGGTCTACGGGAGAATGAAGCCCCTCCTCGAGGGCCTCCCGGGCACCCCGGGGCAGAAGGCCATAGCCTTCATACTCTCCAGCGCGCCCGTCGACTCGGTAGTACTCATAGCTAGGAGCAGGGAGAGGCTTGTGGAGTACGTTTCGCCGGAGAGCACCCTCCAGCTGCCCAGGAGTGTTGTCGAGGAGATCAGGAGGATATACATAGAGGAGGTGGGGGAGAGCCCGGAGGCGCCTCTAAAGAGCCTTAGACTCGCGGGGGTGTTGTAG
- a CDS encoding pyridoxal-phosphate dependent enzyme yields MVDSLGFHLWCPRCGIKLREGEYRPWCPRCRGPLEAVGLPRLPPVLGEGSTPLVEAGEGVYAKLEYLNPSGSFKDRGVGYSLRMASLLGYDCVVVDSSGNTGLSTALYSARLGLKARVYVPRGASPGKKALIRATGAELVEAESREEAARLAEAEAEKCFHVAHPTNPLFIEGVKSLGRELAGEAAGDTDVLAPVSSGTLLLGIYRGLEEERGRFRLVAVQSPAAYSLKGLVPELGWVGGVEGRLLDALLLARPPRLEEMARAVRESGGGVVVVGDGAIPGAVREAVQRGFLVEPSSAAVFAAHEVLREKKWLSGRSLLVLTGSGLKYASLLEKLAAEAA; encoded by the coding sequence TTGGTAGACTCTCTTGGATTCCACCTCTGGTGCCCCCGTTGCGGTATCAAACTCAGAGAGGGGGAGTACAGGCCCTGGTGCCCCCGCTGTAGAGGCCCTCTTGAAGCTGTGGGGCTTCCCCGGCTGCCGCCTGTGCTGGGGGAGGGTTCGACGCCCCTCGTGGAGGCTGGTGAGGGGGTCTATGCTAAGCTCGAGTATCTAAACCCGTCGGGCAGCTTCAAGGATAGGGGTGTGGGCTATAGCCTGAGGATGGCTAGCCTGCTGGGGTATGACTGTGTTGTGGTGGATTCCAGCGGTAACACGGGTTTGAGCACCGCCTTGTACAGCGCCAGGCTGGGCTTGAAGGCCAGGGTGTATGTTCCCCGCGGTGCTTCGCCGGGTAAGAAGGCGTTGATCAGGGCTACTGGAGCGGAGCTTGTCGAGGCTGAGAGCAGGGAGGAGGCTGCGCGGCTGGCGGAGGCTGAGGCGGAGAAGTGCTTCCACGTCGCCCACCCAACTAACCCCCTCTTCATCGAGGGTGTGAAGAGCCTTGGAAGGGAACTGGCGGGGGAGGCGGCAGGCGATACTGATGTGCTTGCCCCGGTCAGCAGCGGCACCCTACTCCTCGGCATCTACAGGGGGCTTGAGGAGGAGAGGGGCCGTTTCAGGCTTGTTGCCGTCCAGTCGCCCGCAGCCTACTCCCTCAAGGGTCTAGTTCCAGAGCTAGGCTGGGTGGGGGGTGTGGAGGGCAGGCTGCTCGACGCCCTCCTCCTGGCCAGACCGCCTAGGCTCGAAGAGATGGCCCGCGCGGTGAGGGAGAGTGGTGGTGGCGTTGTGGTTGTGGGCGATGGTGCTATACCCGGCGCGGTGAGGGAGGCGGTGCAGAGGGGATTCCTCGTTGAGCCTAGCAGCGCAGCCGTCTTCGCGGCGCATGAGGTCCTCAGGGAGAAGAAGTGGCTTTCTGGGAGAAGCCTCCTGGTGCTGACTGGGAGCGGGTTAAAGTATGCGAGCCTGCTTGAGAAGCTCGCAGCAGAGGCGGCTTAG
- a CDS encoding uroporphyrinogen-III synthase produces the protein MSREPACSYLVLTPSEDLAIELHKLLGGSTFWIPVMGFREVEGWRNSLLRALRRCPVLGITSPRGAELLARAPEVLEAAERVYAVGPQTARVLVEMAGVKPVVPSSGYSVSSMLKEAEAAGERCIVLARSKAGLGKGVEGVGLRVLEEAVYEPVIRREMLEEAARLKVDVAILTSGEIARMYCRALEKGGGGAGGYVAIGVSTALAASSCPPRPLCVPSSARREELARAALALCRLLKSG, from the coding sequence GTGTCTCGGGAGCCCGCCTGTAGCTACCTCGTGTTAACCCCTAGCGAGGACCTCGCAATAGAGCTGCACAAGCTCCTGGGGGGGAGCACGTTCTGGATACCGGTTATGGGGTTTAGAGAAGTCGAAGGGTGGCGGAATTCCCTCTTGAGGGCGCTGCGCCGGTGCCCTGTCCTGGGTATAACCAGCCCCCGCGGGGCCGAGCTGCTTGCTAGGGCCCCGGAGGTCCTCGAGGCTGCGGAGAGGGTGTATGCCGTCGGCCCGCAGACGGCGAGGGTGCTAGTGGAGATGGCGGGTGTGAAGCCGGTTGTACCCAGCAGTGGTTACAGCGTATCCTCCATGCTTAAGGAGGCGGAGGCTGCTGGTGAGAGGTGTATCGTGCTGGCGAGGAGCAAGGCTGGCCTGGGCAAGGGTGTTGAGGGGGTTGGGCTCAGGGTCTTGGAGGAGGCTGTGTACGAGCCGGTTATTAGGAGGGAGATGCTGGAGGAGGCTGCTAGGCTGAAAGTTGACGTAGCGATACTGACGAGCGGGGAGATAGCGAGGATGTACTGTAGAGCCCTTGAGAAGGGGGGCGGCGGTGCAGGGGGGTATGTGGCAATAGGAGTATCGACAGCGCTTGCCGCCTCCTCGTGCCCGCCCAGGCCCCTCTGCGTCCCCTCCTCGGCGAGGAGGGAGGAGCTGGCCCGAGCGGCTCTAGCCCTCTGCAGGCTTCTCAAGAGCGGCTAG